One Pseudomonas abieticivorans genomic region harbors:
- a CDS encoding CSS-motif domain-containing protein encodes MLHWQVDRSLRAAVEHDTARSVHELDRILSLAAHSAERLLPLAGQACDDVVQTLRQEVTREPHIRSANLVSDGQAYCSSLYGHYSMPVMPADYLNGRLWLRAGNVVTPHAGSLVYRLSQDDKAVRAVIDGRMLAETLRLIGDEATLILQVGDAFLWSGGSIENGEIPDHQDHHVLKQSAVHGYLIHGGYPAGMARTLFKREAVAMLGSLLLLGVLTGGVCHWLFNRDSRPARQA; translated from the coding sequence ATGCTGCACTGGCAAGTCGATCGCTCCCTGCGCGCGGCCGTGGAGCACGACACCGCACGCAGTGTGCATGAACTGGATCGGATACTCTCGTTGGCCGCCCATTCGGCCGAGCGCCTGCTACCATTGGCCGGCCAGGCCTGCGACGACGTGGTCCAGACATTGCGCCAGGAAGTCACCCGTGAGCCGCATATACGCTCGGCCAATTTGGTGAGCGACGGGCAGGCCTATTGCAGCTCGCTCTACGGCCACTACAGCATGCCGGTGATGCCGGCCGACTACCTCAATGGCCGGCTGTGGCTGCGTGCCGGCAACGTGGTGACGCCGCACGCGGGATCACTGGTGTACCGGTTGAGCCAGGACGACAAGGCCGTGCGGGCAGTGATCGACGGCCGCATGCTGGCCGAAACCTTGCGTTTGATCGGTGATGAAGCAACGCTGATCTTGCAGGTGGGCGACGCTTTCCTGTGGAGTGGCGGCAGCATCGAAAATGGCGAGATCCCGGATCACCAGGATCATCACGTGCTCAAGCAGTCGGCGGTGCATGGCTACTTGATCCACGGCGGTTACCCGGCCGGCATGGCCCGCACCCTGTTCAAGCGCGAAGCCGTTGCCATGCTGGGCAGCTTGTTGTTGCTGGGCGTGTTGACCGGCGGCGTCTGCCACTGGCTATTCAACCGTGACAGCCGCCCCGCCCGGCAGGCTTAG
- a CDS encoding sulfite exporter TauE/SafE family protein: MPFELSTDPTTLLILAAVAFVAGFIDAIAGGGGLLTTPALLTAGLPPHLVLGTNKLSSTFGSATAGFTFYRRKLFHPRQWTHALVGTLVGALIGAVVAHYLPSEWLNKMLPVIVLGCGIYLLFGGTPKATLEVDAPIKKKWQAPQGLLLGFYDGVAGPGTGAFWTVSSLLMYPIDLVRASGVARSMNFVSNAAALVVFIINGQVDWLIGLSMGSCLMVGAFFGARTAISGGAKFIRPVFITVVLGLTVRLAWQHWFGQA; this comes from the coding sequence ATGCCTTTTGAACTCAGCACCGACCCCACCACCCTGCTCATCCTCGCGGCCGTGGCGTTCGTCGCCGGCTTCATCGACGCCATTGCTGGCGGCGGCGGCCTGCTCACCACCCCTGCCCTGTTGACTGCCGGCTTGCCGCCGCACTTGGTGCTGGGCACCAACAAGCTGAGTTCCACCTTCGGTTCGGCCACCGCCGGCTTCACGTTCTACCGGCGCAAATTGTTCCACCCGCGCCAGTGGACCCACGCCCTGGTCGGCACCCTGGTGGGCGCGCTGATCGGCGCGGTGGTGGCGCATTACCTGCCTTCGGAATGGCTGAACAAGATGCTGCCGGTGATCGTCTTAGGCTGCGGTATCTACCTGCTGTTCGGCGGCACGCCCAAGGCGACGCTGGAGGTCGATGCCCCCATCAAGAAGAAATGGCAGGCACCGCAAGGCCTGCTGCTGGGTTTTTATGACGGCGTGGCCGGCCCTGGCACCGGTGCGTTCTGGACCGTGAGCAGCCTGCTGATGTACCCCATCGACCTGGTCCGCGCCAGCGGCGTGGCCCGCAGCATGAATTTCGTCAGCAACGCCGCGGCCTTGGTGGTGTTTATCATCAATGGGCAGGTGGACTGGCTGATTGGCCTGTCCATGGGCTCGTGCCTGATGGTCGGGGCCTTCTTTGGCGCACGCACCGCCATCAGCGGCGGCGCCAAGTTCATTCGCCCGGTGTTCATCACCGTGGTGCTGGGGCTGACCGTGCGCCTAGCCTGGCAGCACTGGTTCGGGCAGGCCTAG
- a CDS encoding Cof-type HAD-IIB family hydrolase, which translates to MSEPIKLVLSDMDGTLLMPDHSIGPRVRDALAQLRAAGVQFSLASARPPRAMRAQVLELGVDLPTAAFNGGTLVNPDGSYLVTHPIPVDAVRASLQLFARHPVAVWVFADDLWLLKDTHGDYTSVEQHALGYGPTLVDDFTPYLDRVDKIVASSKDFDLLIELERTLAPLIKGHALGVRSQDYYLDVTALLANKGDALAALAEHVGVPLAQTAVIGDGANDVAMFKRAGFSIAMGQASASVREQACAVTDSNSQQGVARAIVEMILPRAARD; encoded by the coding sequence ATGAGTGAACCGATCAAACTGGTCCTGAGCGACATGGACGGCACGTTGTTGATGCCCGACCACAGCATTGGCCCGCGGGTGCGTGATGCCTTGGCGCAATTGCGTGCCGCCGGCGTGCAGTTCAGCCTGGCCAGCGCCCGCCCGCCCAGGGCCATGCGCGCGCAGGTGCTGGAGCTTGGGGTCGACCTGCCCACTGCCGCGTTCAATGGCGGCACCTTGGTCAACCCGGACGGCAGTTACCTGGTAACCCACCCGATCCCGGTCGATGCGGTGCGGGCCAGCCTCCAACTGTTCGCCCGCCACCCGGTGGCGGTCTGGGTATTCGCCGATGACCTGTGGCTGCTCAAGGACACGCATGGCGATTACACCAGCGTCGAGCAACATGCCTTGGGCTACGGCCCCACGTTGGTCGATGACTTTACCCCCTACCTTGACCGCGTCGACAAGATCGTCGCGAGCAGCAAAGACTTCGACCTGCTGATTGAACTTGAACGTACCCTGGCGCCGCTGATCAAAGGCCATGCGTTAGGCGTTCGTTCCCAGGATTACTACCTGGATGTGACGGCCTTGCTGGCCAACAAGGGCGACGCCCTGGCTGCACTGGCCGAACACGTGGGCGTGCCCTTGGCGCAAACGGCGGTGATTGGCGATGGTGCCAACGACGTGGCCATGTTCAAGCGCGCCGGGTTCTCCATCGCCATGGGCCAAGCGAGTGCCAGCGTGCGCGAGCAGGCCTGCGCCGTGACCGACAGCAACTCGCAACAGGGTGTGGCGCGGGCCATTGTCGAGATGATCTTGCCCAGGGCCGCCCGCGACTGA
- a CDS encoding lysylphosphatidylglycerol synthase domain-containing protein, translating into MNTPRKGWKWAKRALTAVFFVLVPVMLFLLIRNLDWQEVGRALQGYKTTTLLLAGLIALASYLVFSSYDLLGRRYTGHSLPTRQVLPLAFVCYAFNLNLSSWVGGIALRYRLYGKLGLSVATITRIMSLGLVTNWLGYLFVGGAVFAMGLPALPDSVKIGALGLRLIGVAMVLVALAYVLACAFAKKRSWQLRGHEITLPRARFALLQAGLAALNWSLMALVIYTLLPDKVGYPTILAVLLISSIAGVITHIPAGLGVLETIFITLLQGSYSKGTLLAALIGYRALYFLLPLLVACVMYLVLERLAKRKALAQPVYPR; encoded by the coding sequence ATGAACACGCCACGCAAAGGCTGGAAGTGGGCCAAGCGCGCACTCACGGCGGTGTTCTTCGTACTGGTCCCGGTGATGCTGTTTTTGCTGATCCGCAACCTGGACTGGCAAGAGGTAGGCCGTGCGCTGCAAGGCTACAAGACCACCACCCTGTTGCTGGCCGGGCTCATCGCCTTGGCCAGTTACCTGGTGTTCAGCAGCTATGACCTGCTGGGCCGACGCTATACCGGGCACTCTCTGCCCACGCGCCAAGTGCTGCCGCTGGCGTTCGTGTGCTACGCCTTCAACCTCAACCTGAGCTCCTGGGTGGGGGGTATTGCCTTGCGTTACAGGCTCTACGGCAAACTGGGCCTGAGCGTGGCCACCATCACCCGAATCATGAGCCTGGGCCTGGTGACCAACTGGCTGGGGTATTTGTTTGTTGGCGGCGCAGTCTTTGCCATGGGCTTGCCGGCCTTGCCCGACAGCGTGAAGATCGGCGCGCTGGGGTTGCGCCTGATCGGGGTGGCGATGGTGCTGGTGGCGCTGGCCTATGTGCTGGCCTGCGCCTTCGCGAAAAAACGCAGCTGGCAGCTGCGTGGCCATGAAATCACCCTGCCGCGCGCGCGCTTTGCCCTGTTGCAGGCAGGCCTGGCAGCGCTCAACTGGTCATTGATGGCCCTGGTGATATATACCTTGCTGCCGGACAAGGTCGGTTACCCGACGATACTGGCGGTGCTGCTGATCAGCAGCATCGCCGGGGTAATCACCCATATCCCGGCGGGGCTTGGGGTGTTGGAGACAATCTTCATCACCCTGCTGCAGGGCAGCTATTCGAAGGGCACCCTGCTGGCGGCGTTGATCGGCTACCGCGCCTTGTACTTCCTGCTGCCGTTGCTGGTGGCCTGCGTGATGTACCTGGTGCTGGAGCGGTTGGCCAAGCGCAAAGCCTTGGCGCAACCGGTTTATCCGCGATAG
- a CDS encoding glycoside hydrolase family 15 protein, with amino-acid sequence MAALIEDYALLGNCRTAALVDKQGSLDWLCFPRFDSPACFAALLGDEENGRWKLSPREPVQHVSRRYREGTLILETTFHTASGKAVLIDCMPLAEHSSVVRIVVGLEGSVDFDMDLAMRFDYGSSVPWVEKVDPLTLTAVAGPEMLVLRSAAALHAMDHHTGSRFSVTPGKRCVFTLSHQPSNLPLREGFDGEGAVAETERFWLEFSDRCPDVGPWSEQVKRSLITLKAMTYHPTGGIVAAVTTSLPERLGGERNWDYRYCWLRDATMTLLAFMNLGYYEEAAAWREWLMRSVAGNPEQMQIMYGLAGERRLPEYSLPWLAGYEHSQPVRIGNAAANQLQLDVYGEVADALNLAYKGGLPRHPRSAAISRVIMPYLEKIWHQPDEGLWEIRGEPQHFTHSKVMAWVAFDRAAKLAEDNDEGRALAAHFRQVAAQIHQQVCEQGVDPTLNCFVQAYGSPHMDASLLQIALTGFLPADDPRFLATLEQIEKRLLKGGLLLRYDTESLDDGLTPGEGTFLVCSFWLADVYVLLGRQGDAQRLFEHLSGLCNDVGLLAEQYEPANGRMLGNFPQAFSHLGIINTALNLHRAQCPVQDRASRSA; translated from the coding sequence ATGGCAGCATTGATTGAAGACTACGCATTGCTCGGCAACTGCAGGACCGCCGCGCTGGTCGACAAGCAGGGGTCGCTGGACTGGTTGTGTTTCCCGCGCTTCGATTCGCCGGCCTGTTTCGCGGCGCTGTTGGGCGACGAAGAAAACGGCCGCTGGAAGCTCAGCCCGCGCGAGCCCGTCCAGCACGTCAGCCGCCGCTACCGCGAAGGTACGCTGATCCTGGAAACCACCTTTCACACCGCCAGCGGCAAAGCCGTGCTGATCGACTGCATGCCGTTGGCCGAGCACAGCAGCGTGGTTCGCATTGTGGTGGGCCTGGAAGGCTCGGTGGATTTCGACATGGACCTGGCCATGCGCTTCGACTACGGCAGCAGCGTGCCGTGGGTCGAAAAAGTCGACCCGCTGACGCTCACTGCCGTGGCCGGTCCCGAAATGCTGGTGCTGCGCAGTGCCGCCGCCTTGCATGCCATGGATCACCATACCGGCAGCCGGTTCAGCGTTACGCCCGGCAAGCGCTGCGTGTTCACACTGTCCCACCAGCCGTCCAATCTGCCCCTGCGCGAAGGCTTCGACGGTGAGGGCGCGGTGGCCGAAACCGAACGTTTCTGGCTGGAGTTCTCGGACCGCTGCCCCGACGTCGGCCCCTGGAGCGAGCAGGTCAAGCGCTCGCTGATCACCCTCAAGGCCATGACCTACCACCCCACCGGCGGCATCGTCGCGGCAGTGACCACCTCCTTGCCCGAACGCCTGGGCGGTGAACGCAACTGGGACTACCGCTACTGTTGGCTGCGCGACGCCACCATGACCCTGCTGGCCTTCATGAACCTGGGCTATTACGAAGAGGCCGCCGCCTGGCGCGAGTGGCTGATGCGCTCGGTGGCCGGTAACCCCGAGCAAATGCAGATCATGTACGGCCTGGCGGGCGAGCGGCGCCTGCCGGAATATTCGCTGCCGTGGCTGGCCGGCTATGAGCACTCGCAACCGGTGCGCATCGGCAACGCCGCGGCCAACCAGTTGCAGCTGGATGTGTATGGCGAAGTCGCCGACGCCTTGAACCTGGCCTACAAGGGCGGCCTGCCGCGCCACCCGCGCAGCGCGGCGATCTCGCGCGTGATCATGCCGTACCTGGAAAAAATCTGGCACCAGCCCGACGAAGGCCTGTGGGAGATACGCGGTGAGCCGCAGCACTTCACCCACTCCAAGGTCATGGCCTGGGTGGCCTTTGATCGCGCCGCCAAGCTGGCCGAAGACAACGACGAGGGCCGGGCGCTGGCCGCGCATTTTCGCCAGGTGGCTGCGCAGATCCACCAGCAGGTGTGCGAGCAGGGCGTGGACCCCACGCTTAACTGTTTCGTCCAGGCCTATGGTTCGCCGCACATGGACGCCAGCTTGCTGCAAATCGCCCTGACCGGCTTTTTGCCGGCCGATGATCCGCGCTTTCTGGCCACCCTTGAGCAAATCGAAAAGCGCCTGCTCAAGGGTGGCCTGTTGCTGCGCTACGACACCGAAAGCCTGGACGACGGCCTGACCCCAGGGGAGGGGACCTTCCTGGTGTGTTCATTCTGGCTGGCGGACGTTTACGTGTTGCTCGGCCGACAGGGCGATGCCCAGCGCCTGTTCGAACACCTGAGCGGCCTGTGCAACGATGTTGGCCTTTTGGCCGAACAGTACGAACCGGCCAACGGCCGCATGCTCGGCAACTTCCCCCAGGCCTTCAGCCACCTGGGCATCATCAACACGGCGCTCAACCTGCACCGTGCCCAGTGCCCGGTGCAGGATAGGGCCTCGCGGTCAGCCTGA
- a CDS encoding NAD(P)-dependent alcohol dehydrogenase, with translation MSKALGYAALSSTSPLAPLAFERRALRADDVAIDILYCGVCHSDLHQARNEWGIAVYPLMPGHEIVGRVTAVGPAVTRYQVGDQVGVGCMVDSCRHCDACHADLEQYCLQGPTMTYATPDRVDGSNTMGGYSDKIVVAEHFVVRIPEALALASAAPILCAGITTYSPLKHYGVKAGHKVGILGMGGLGHMGIKFAKAMGAEVTVFTRSQSKVPEAHKQGADHVIVSTDAAQMAAAAEHFDYLLDTIPVQHDLNPYLQTLKFDGVHILVGLIEPIEPAVHAGHLVIKRRVLAGSLIGGIAETQEVLDFCAEHRITCDIEMLDIQQINEAFERMHAGDVKYRFVIDMATLKG, from the coding sequence ATGTCCAAAGCACTGGGTTACGCCGCGCTGTCGTCCACATCCCCCCTGGCGCCCCTGGCATTTGAGCGTCGCGCGTTGCGCGCCGACGACGTCGCCATCGATATTCTCTACTGTGGCGTGTGCCACTCCGACCTGCACCAGGCCCGCAATGAATGGGGTATCGCCGTGTACCCGCTGATGCCGGGCCACGAGATCGTCGGGCGGGTGACTGCGGTCGGCCCGGCGGTCACCCGCTACCAGGTCGGTGACCAGGTGGGCGTGGGCTGCATGGTCGATTCGTGCCGCCACTGCGACGCCTGCCACGCGGATCTGGAGCAGTATTGCCTGCAGGGCCCGACCATGACCTACGCCACGCCTGACCGGGTGGACGGCAGCAACACCATGGGCGGTTATTCGGACAAGATCGTGGTGGCCGAGCACTTCGTGGTGCGTATCCCCGAGGCGCTGGCCCTGGCATCGGCGGCGCCGATCCTCTGCGCGGGCATCACCACCTACTCGCCGCTCAAGCATTACGGCGTCAAGGCCGGGCACAAGGTCGGCATCCTCGGCATGGGCGGCCTGGGCCACATGGGCATCAAGTTCGCCAAGGCCATGGGCGCCGAAGTCACGGTGTTCACCCGCTCGCAAAGCAAGGTGCCGGAAGCCCATAAGCAAGGCGCCGACCACGTGATCGTGTCTACCGACGCGGCGCAGATGGCCGCCGCGGCCGAGCACTTCGATTACCTGCTGGACACCATCCCGGTGCAGCACGACCTGAACCCCTACCTGCAAACCCTGAAGTTCGACGGCGTGCACATTCTGGTCGGGCTGATCGAGCCGATCGAACCTGCCGTGCACGCCGGGCATTTGGTGATCAAGCGTCGCGTGCTGGCAGGCTCCTTGATCGGTGGCATCGCCGAAACCCAGGAAGTGCTGGATTTCTGCGCCGAACACCGCATCACCTGTGACATCGAGATGCTCGACATCCAGCAGATCAACGAAGCGTTCGAGCGCATGCACGCAGGCGACGTGAAGTACCGCTTCGTGATCGACATGGCGACGCTAAAGGGCTAA
- a CDS encoding AraC family transcriptional regulator, whose translation MSLTLHLEANARLVALLEPLALGDCFLPTAIKGINLISAHGNVARSPQIYEPSLVVIAQGSKLAYLGERTLEYGAGHYLVQALPVPFEYETFATPKQPLLGVSIQIERGVLAELVQALGPSAEPLPGPQTTSSMAAAELDPRMREAVERLLVCLHDPLQRAVMAQARIREVVFCALLGPQGGALRALVEQQGQFARLADALTWLHQHYTEPLQVEALARRANMSLSTFHEHFKRSTLASPLQYVKRLRLLKAQALLSSEPLNVSQVANRVGYQSCSQFSREYKRYFERSPVQERLA comes from the coding sequence ATGTCGCTGACCCTGCACCTTGAAGCCAACGCCCGCCTGGTCGCCCTTCTGGAACCCCTGGCGCTGGGTGATTGTTTCCTGCCCACCGCCATCAAGGGGATCAACCTGATCAGCGCCCACGGCAATGTCGCGCGCTCGCCGCAGATCTACGAACCCAGCCTGGTGGTGATCGCCCAAGGCAGTAAACTGGCGTACCTGGGCGAACGCACCCTGGAGTACGGCGCCGGGCACTATCTGGTCCAGGCCCTGCCGGTGCCGTTCGAGTACGAAACCTTCGCCACCCCCAAGCAACCCTTGCTGGGCGTGTCCATCCAGATCGAGCGCGGTGTGCTGGCTGAACTGGTGCAAGCGCTGGGCCCCAGTGCCGAGCCACTGCCTGGCCCGCAAACCACCTCCTCGATGGCCGCCGCAGAACTGGACCCACGCATGCGCGAGGCGGTGGAGCGCCTGTTGGTGTGCCTGCACGATCCGCTGCAACGGGCGGTAATGGCCCAGGCACGCATTCGCGAGGTGGTGTTCTGCGCCTTGCTGGGCCCCCAAGGTGGGGCGCTGCGTGCCCTGGTGGAGCAACAAGGGCAATTTGCCCGCCTGGCCGACGCACTGACCTGGCTGCACCAGCACTACACCGAGCCGTTGCAGGTGGAGGCCTTGGCGCGACGGGCGAACATGAGCCTGTCGACCTTCCACGAACACTTCAAGCGCAGCACCCTGGCCTCGCCCCTGCAGTACGTCAAACGCCTGCGCCTGCTCAAGGCCCAGGCGCTTTTGAGCAGCGAGCCGTTGAACGTGAGCCAGGTGGCCAACCGCGTGGGCTACCAGAGCTGTTCGCAATTCAGCCGCGAGTACAAGCGCTACTTCGAGCGCAGCCCGGTGCAAGAACGCCTGGCATAA
- the nudC gene encoding NAD(+) diphosphatase, producing the protein MSPRWTTAVLDPAQPGGWAVARCAQGFLFDANGVLFPRDWLKRQDLAVLAEHGIGHFDGEPVFLLELRGHEEVPGCQWQGLRAFMMEGDFDTYKLLAYAAQIGTWAREHRFCGSCGQAMTQIHWERAMYCEGCDLRSYPRISPSMIVLITRGDQILLARSPRFVTGVYSTLAGFAEPGESAEDCVQREVMEEVQLRVRNIRYLGSQCWPFPHSMMLGFHAEYESGDIVPQADEIEDAQWFSIHDLPPLPASRSIARYLIDHYVAEQLGLPEPVLPG; encoded by the coding sequence ATGTCGCCACGCTGGACCACCGCAGTACTGGACCCCGCACAGCCCGGTGGATGGGCCGTGGCCCGTTGCGCCCAAGGTTTTTTGTTCGATGCCAATGGCGTGCTATTCCCCCGTGACTGGCTCAAACGCCAGGACCTGGCCGTGTTGGCCGAGCATGGCATCGGCCATTTCGACGGGGAGCCGGTGTTCCTGCTGGAGCTTCGCGGCCATGAAGAGGTGCCGGGCTGCCAATGGCAGGGCCTGCGCGCATTCATGATGGAAGGCGACTTCGACACCTACAAGCTGCTGGCGTACGCCGCGCAAATCGGTACCTGGGCTCGCGAGCACCGCTTTTGCGGCAGTTGCGGCCAGGCCATGACGCAAATCCACTGGGAGCGGGCCATGTACTGCGAAGGCTGCGACCTGCGCAGCTACCCGCGTATCTCGCCCAGCATGATCGTGTTGATCACCCGCGGCGACCAGATCTTGCTGGCGCGTTCGCCGCGCTTCGTCACCGGTGTCTACAGCACCCTGGCCGGGTTTGCCGAGCCGGGTGAGTCGGCCGAGGATTGCGTGCAGCGCGAAGTGATGGAAGAGGTGCAGCTACGGGTCAGGAATATTCGCTACCTGGGCAGCCAGTGCTGGCCGTTCCCGCACTCGATGATGCTGGGCTTCCATGCCGAATACGAAAGCGGCGACATCGTGCCCCAGGCCGACGAGATCGAGGATGCCCAGTGGTTCAGTATCCATGATTTGCCGCCGTTGCCAGCGTCGCGGTCGATCGCGCGGTACCTGATCGACCACTACGTGGCCGAGCAGCTAGGCCTGCCCGAACCAGTGCTGCCAGGCTAG
- the hppD gene encoding 4-hydroxyphenylpyruvate dioxygenase, translating into MADIFENPMGLMGFEFIEFASPTPNTLEPIFQIMGFTKVAEHRSKNVHLYRQGSINLILNNEPNSVASYFAAEHGPSVCGMAFRCTNAHKAYARALELGAQPIEIPTGPMELRLPAIKGIGGAPLYLIDRYGEGSSIYDIDFNFLEGVDRHPVGAGLKIIDHLTHNVYRGRMAYWAGFYEKLFNLREIRYFDIKGEYTGLTSKAMTAPDGMIRIPLNEESSKGAGQIEEFLMQFNGEGIQHVAFLTDDLIKTWDALKGIGMRFMTAPPQTYYEMLEGRLPGHGEPVGELQARGILLDGSSDAGDQRLLLQIFSETLMGPVFFEFIQRKGDDGFGEGNFKALFESIERDQVRRGVLSTD; encoded by the coding sequence ATGGCTGACATCTTCGAAAACCCGATGGGCCTCATGGGCTTCGAATTCATTGAATTCGCATCGCCCACCCCTAACACGCTCGAACCAATCTTCCAGATCATGGGCTTCACCAAGGTCGCCGAGCACCGCTCCAAGAACGTGCACCTGTACCGCCAGGGCAGCATCAACCTGATCCTCAACAACGAACCCAACAGCGTGGCCTCCTATTTTGCCGCCGAGCACGGGCCGTCGGTGTGCGGCATGGCGTTTCGCTGCACTAACGCGCACAAGGCCTACGCCCGGGCGCTGGAGTTGGGCGCGCAACCGATCGAGATCCCGACCGGGCCGATGGAGCTGCGCCTGCCGGCCATCAAAGGCATTGGCGGCGCACCTTTGTACTTGATCGACCGCTACGGCGAGGGCAGTTCGATCTACGACATCGACTTCAATTTCCTCGAGGGAGTAGACCGCCACCCCGTGGGCGCGGGCTTGAAGATCATCGACCATTTGACCCATAACGTGTACCGCGGGCGCATGGCCTATTGGGCTGGGTTCTACGAGAAGCTGTTCAACCTCCGCGAGATCCGTTACTTCGACATCAAGGGCGAATACACCGGCCTGACCTCCAAGGCCATGACCGCGCCGGATGGCATGATCCGCATCCCCTTGAACGAAGAGTCGTCCAAGGGCGCGGGCCAGATCGAAGAGTTTTTGATGCAGTTCAACGGTGAAGGCATCCAGCACGTGGCGTTCCTTACCGATGACCTGATCAAGACCTGGGATGCGTTGAAGGGCATCGGCATGCGCTTCATGACCGCACCCCCGCAGACCTATTACGAAATGCTGGAAGGCCGGCTGCCGGGCCACGGCGAGCCGGTGGGTGAACTGCAGGCCCGTGGCATCCTGCTCGACGGCTCGTCGGACGCCGGCGATCAGCGCCTGTTGCTACAGATATTCTCGGAAACCCTGATGGGGCCGGTGTTCTTCGAGTTCATCCAGCGCAAGGGCGACGACGGGTTCGGCGAGGGCAATTTCAAGGCCCTGTTCGAATCCATCGAGCGCGACCAGGTACGCCGCGGTGTGTTGAGCACCGACTAA
- a CDS encoding crotonase/enoyl-CoA hydratase family protein: protein MPDYQAFRVELKDKIAHVQINRPEKINAMNAAFWSEIVEIFQWIDDTDEARVVVLSGAGKHFSSGIDLMMLASVANELGKDVGRNARLLRRKILTMQASFNAVDNCRKPVLAAIQGYCIGGAIDLIAACDMRYAAGDAQFSIKEVDMGMAADVGTLQRLPRIIGDGMLRELAYTGRMVDAQEAQRIGLVNRTFADQAALLDGVFAIAAQIAAKSPIAVTGTKEMISYMRDHRIDDGLEYIATWNAAMLQSTDLRVAVAASMSKQAPQFDD from the coding sequence ATGCCCGACTACCAGGCCTTTCGCGTCGAACTCAAAGACAAGATCGCCCACGTGCAGATCAATCGCCCGGAAAAGATCAACGCCATGAACGCGGCGTTCTGGTCGGAAATCGTCGAGATCTTCCAGTGGATCGATGACACCGACGAGGCGCGAGTGGTGGTGCTCAGTGGTGCCGGCAAGCACTTTTCATCCGGCATCGACCTGATGATGCTGGCCTCGGTGGCCAATGAACTGGGCAAGGACGTGGGCCGCAATGCGCGTTTGCTGAGGCGCAAGATCCTGACCATGCAGGCCTCGTTCAATGCCGTGGACAACTGCCGCAAGCCGGTGTTGGCCGCCATCCAGGGTTACTGCATTGGCGGCGCCATCGACCTGATCGCGGCCTGCGACATGCGCTATGCCGCCGGCGACGCGCAGTTTTCGATCAAGGAAGTGGACATGGGCATGGCCGCCGATGTCGGCACCTTGCAGCGTTTGCCGCGTATCATCGGTGACGGCATGCTGCGTGAGCTGGCCTATACCGGGCGCATGGTCGATGCCCAGGAGGCCCAGCGGATCGGCCTGGTCAACCGCACGTTTGCTGATCAGGCGGCGTTGCTCGACGGGGTCTTTGCCATTGCAGCGCAAATTGCGGCAAAATCACCGATCGCAGTCACCGGCACCAAAGAGATGATCAGCTACATGCGTGATCACCGCATTGATGACGGCCTGGAATACATCGCCACCTGGAACGCCGCCATGCTGCAAAGCACGGACTTGCGCGTGGCGGTCGCGGCCAGCATGAGCAAGCAGGCGCCGCAGTTCGACGACTGA